A single window of Leucoraja erinacea ecotype New England unplaced genomic scaffold, Leri_hhj_1 Leri_207S, whole genome shotgun sequence DNA harbors:
- the LOC129716314 gene encoding oocyte zinc finger protein XlCOF6.1-like → MEDHMTEHNKEKRHECDVCGKAWQYPSQLESHRRVHTGERPFDCSECGKSFSHYDSLLRHNRVHTGERPFGCSTCGKCFSHYANLLRHNRMHSGERPFTCSDCSKGFTTMHELKIHRGVHTGERPFDCSECGKNFIRYDRLLRHYQVHSDSRPFTCSDCGKGFTTTQELKIHRRVHTGERPFDCTECGKSFKTTNHLKMHQRVHTGEKPYGCSTCGKSFAQLSGLRQHQRVHNSERPFTCSDCGKSFKSSTVLKVHRRVHTGEWPYTCSDCGKGFTRPYSLLEHQRTHTGERPFICAQCGKGFTRSSNLLSHQRMHAGDRPFPSSMCGERFAIASQALSHHNVHTSGQPYDCPYCGDVFDSLRGLRQHQRAHANERLLPLQQAFQKRTGSAGAPADTHRKETLCVR, encoded by the coding sequence ATGGAAGACCACATGACggagcacaacaaggagaagcgtcatgagtgcgacgtgtgtggcaaggcctggcagtacCCAAGCCAGTTGGAGTCCcatcggcgggtgcacacgggagaacgtccTTTCGATTGCTCGGAGTGCGGCAAAAGCTTCTCCCACTATGACAGCCTGCTGCGGCACAACCgcgtgcacacgggcgagaggcccttcggctgctccacctgcggcaaatGCTTCTCGCACTACGCCAACCTGCTGCGGCACAACCGCATGCACTCCGGCGAGAGGCCCTTCACTTGCTCCGACTGCAGCAAGGGCTTCACAACGATGCATGAACTGAAGATCCACCGgggggtgcacacgggagaacgcccttTTGACTGCTCGGAGTGCGGAAAGAATTTCATCCGCTATGACAGACTGCTACGGCATTACCAAGTGCACTCCGACtcgaggcccttcacctgctccgactgcggcaagggcttcacaacGACGCAAGAGCTAAaaatccaccggcgggtgcacacgggggAACGTCCTTTCGATTGCACagagtgcggcaagagcttcaagacgaCAAATCACCTGAAGatgcaccagcgggtgcacacgggcgagaagccctatggctgctccacctgcggcaagagctttgcccagtTGTCAGGGCTACGGCAGCATCAGCGGGTGCACAACAGTgaacggcccttcacctgctccgactgcggcaaaagcttcaagtcgtccacggttctgaaggtgcacaggcgcgTGCACACCGGGGagtggccctacacctgcagcgactgcggcaagggcttcactagGCCCtacagcctgctggagcaccagcgcacccatacGGGCGAGCGCCCGTTCATCTGCGCCcaatgcggcaagggcttcacccgctccagcaaCTTGCTGTCCCATCAGCGGATGCACGCCGGTGACCGTCCCTTCCCCAGCTCAATGTGTGGTGAACGCTTTGCCATTGCCTCCCAGGCCCTGTCTCACCAcaacgtgcacaccagtggccagccctacgattGCCCGTACTGCGGTGATGTGTTTGACAGCttgcgggggttgcggcagcaccagcGGGCCCACGCCAACGAGCGGCTGCTCCCTCTGCAGCAAGCATTTCAAAAGCGCACGGGGTCTGcaggagcaccagcggatacacaccggaaagagaccctttgtgtgcgatga